One window from the genome of Fulvivirga lutea encodes:
- a CDS encoding DsrE family protein: MKYLTLLLFLISSELLAQERQNPIISPYGGIYDIPEAAVKADPNIDYKIVIDIVTENENPEEFNWSLNNVARLLNLHVVSGADPKKINVVLAIHGGATYAIAKDSIYKKKYGVNNPNNQLIKALKDAGVLLTVCGQSLISRKISVDEVNENVEIATSMLTTVTTCQLKGYAYLKF; the protein is encoded by the coding sequence ATGAAATATCTAACCCTCCTACTCTTTTTAATAAGCTCTGAACTACTAGCCCAAGAAAGACAAAACCCAATAATTTCTCCTTATGGAGGAATATATGATATACCAGAGGCAGCGGTTAAAGCGGATCCCAATATTGATTATAAGATTGTAATTGATATTGTGACCGAAAATGAAAACCCAGAAGAATTTAATTGGTCATTGAATAATGTAGCCAGGCTTCTCAATTTACATGTTGTTTCTGGCGCTGACCCAAAGAAGATAAATGTGGTTTTGGCAATACATGGTGGAGCGACCTATGCAATTGCGAAAGATTCTATTTACAAAAAGAAATACGGAGTAAATAATCCAAACAATCAACTAATTAAGGCGTTGAAAGATGCTGGGGTATTACTTACTGTGTGTGGGCAATCATTGATTTCGAGAAAAATTAGTGTTGATGAAGTAAATGAAAATGTTGAAATAGCAACTTCAATGCTCACAACTGTTACAACCTGTCAGCTTAAGGGATATGCCTATTTAAAATTTTAA
- a CDS encoding glycosyltransferase family 4 protein has translation MKICLIHQYFKTPETGGAIRSYYIANYLKSKGHTVTVITARNNRAYSVDKSLGYDVHYLPVYYENHLSFLSRIHAFFIFVWKANRLIKKLQPFDLNYVITTPLTTGFIATRALKRFGTPYIFEVGDLWPEAPIQLGVINNPLLKWITRNWEMSFYSKAKSIVALSPDIKDYIQSKCPNCTIEVITNFADIDLFKNAEVNESLSHLENKFVISYLGTVGLANQLEYLISFAEKLTSENVHIVVAGGGAQFNKIKIIAINKGLKNITFLDQTDKKGVASILSITDAIYISFKNVPVLGTGSPNKFFDGLASGKMIVINFQGWLKSLVEKHDVGVYYHPEKPEELVEKLTPYFEQSRLIKVKENSLALAEKFTPKNQLSRLDTILKF, from the coding sequence ATGAAAATTTGCCTAATTCATCAATACTTTAAGACGCCTGAAACAGGTGGTGCTATACGCTCTTATTACATTGCCAATTATTTAAAGAGTAAAGGACATACCGTTACGGTAATTACTGCAAGAAATAATCGGGCTTACTCTGTTGATAAATCTTTAGGTTATGATGTTCATTACCTGCCGGTATATTATGAAAACCATTTGAGCTTTTTAAGTAGAATACATGCATTTTTCATTTTTGTGTGGAAAGCGAATCGGTTAATTAAAAAGCTCCAGCCATTCGATTTAAACTATGTAATTACTACTCCACTTACCACTGGCTTTATTGCCACCAGAGCACTTAAAAGGTTTGGCACTCCATATATTTTTGAGGTGGGGGATTTATGGCCAGAAGCACCGATACAATTAGGTGTAATTAATAATCCATTACTTAAATGGATCACGCGAAACTGGGAAATGTCTTTTTATTCGAAGGCGAAATCTATTGTAGCGTTGTCACCAGACATTAAAGATTACATTCAATCTAAATGCCCCAATTGTACTATCGAAGTGATTACAAATTTTGCAGACATTGATTTATTTAAAAATGCCGAAGTAAATGAGTCATTATCTCACCTTGAAAACAAATTTGTTATTTCTTACCTGGGTACAGTTGGGTTGGCGAACCAACTCGAATACCTGATCAGCTTTGCTGAAAAACTTACGAGTGAGAATGTTCACATTGTGGTAGCTGGTGGCGGTGCACAATTCAATAAAATTAAGATAATAGCTATAAATAAAGGACTGAAAAACATCACCTTCTTAGACCAAACTGATAAGAAAGGAGTGGCTTCTATTCTATCAATAACTGATGCTATTTACATTTCCTTTAAAAATGTGCCCGTACTTGGCACCGGTAGCCCAAACAAATTTTTTGACGGCTTGGCCAGCGGTAAAATGATTGTCATCAACTTTCAGGGTTGGCTAAAATCTTTGGTAGAAAAGCACGATGTGGGTGTTTACTATCATCCTGAAAAACCAGAAGAGTTGGTAGAAAAACTGACGCCCTATTTTGAGCAGTCGAGACTGATAAAAGTGAAAGAAAATTCTCTAGCACTAGCAGAAAAGTTTACTCCAAAAAATCAACTTTCTAGACTAGATACTATTTTAAAATTTTAA
- the nth gene encoding endonuclease III, with the protein MQRKERYEHLIEYFNEHQPEAETELHYNNPYELLVAVILSAQCTDKRINAITPALFEKFPTAEHLAASHFDEVFPLIKSVSYPNNKSKHLIGMAKMLTEEFDSTVPSDIKDLQKLPGVGRKTANVIASVIYDQPAMAVDTHVFRVSKRLGLVNQNAKTPLEVEKQLVKHIPKEFIPKAHHWLILHGRYTCLARKPKCMDCKISQYCKYFEKNFGTKA; encoded by the coding sequence ATGCAAAGAAAAGAGCGCTACGAACATTTAATAGAATATTTTAACGAGCACCAACCTGAGGCTGAAACGGAGTTGCACTACAACAATCCGTACGAGCTTTTAGTGGCAGTGATTCTTAGTGCCCAATGCACAGATAAAAGAATAAATGCCATTACGCCTGCACTTTTCGAAAAATTTCCAACCGCTGAGCATTTAGCTGCCAGTCATTTCGATGAGGTTTTTCCACTCATTAAATCAGTATCCTATCCTAACAACAAATCGAAGCATTTAATTGGCATGGCCAAAATGCTTACAGAAGAATTTGATTCTACGGTGCCTTCAGATATTAAAGACTTGCAGAAGCTGCCCGGTGTTGGTAGAAAAACTGCCAATGTAATTGCTTCCGTTATTTACGATCAGCCTGCCATGGCAGTAGATACACATGTATTTAGAGTTTCTAAAAGGCTTGGCCTTGTAAATCAGAATGCAAAAACTCCTTTGGAGGTAGAAAAACAATTAGTTAAACATATTCCAAAAGAATTTATACCTAAAGCACATCATTGGTTAATTCTACACGGAAGGTATACTTGCCTGGCCAGAAAACCAAAGTGTATGGATTGCAAAATCAGCCAGTATTGTAAGTATTTCGAGAAGAATTTTGGGACTAAGGCATGA
- a CDS encoding RNA polymerase sigma factor, producing MEKYKISDSQLVSLYKNGSEEAFEELLKRHKSRVFTTIFLIVKDKYVAEDLLQEVFIKAIRTIKGGRYNEEGKFLPWILRIAHNLAIDNFRKDKRYPTIVMEDGSPVFNTMEFAEGSFESAQIRKETHVKLRELINELPEAQKEVLVMRHYMDMSFQDIAESTGVSINTALGRMRYALINLRKKMKQYNIAYDQNFYPR from the coding sequence ATGGAGAAATATAAGATCAGTGATAGTCAGTTGGTATCACTTTACAAGAACGGTAGCGAAGAGGCTTTCGAAGAGTTGCTCAAAAGGCACAAGTCCCGAGTTTTTACTACCATTTTTTTAATTGTAAAGGATAAATATGTAGCAGAAGATCTGTTACAGGAGGTATTTATCAAAGCTATTCGCACGATCAAAGGGGGTCGGTATAATGAAGAAGGTAAATTTTTGCCGTGGATATTGAGAATTGCTCATAATCTGGCAATTGATAACTTTAGAAAAGATAAGCGCTATCCCACAATTGTGATGGAAGATGGTAGCCCGGTGTTTAATACAATGGAGTTTGCTGAGGGGTCGTTCGAATCTGCCCAAATTAGAAAGGAAACCCATGTTAAGTTAAGGGAGTTGATTAATGAACTACCTGAAGCTCAAAAAGAAGTGTTAGTGATGCGTCATTACATGGATATGAGTTTTCAGGATATTGCAGAGTCAACAGGGGTAAGTATAAACACGGCATTAGGCAGAATGAGATACGCGCTGATTAATCTCAGGAAAAAAATGAAACAATATAATATTGCCTATGATCAGAACTTTTACCCAAGATGA